In Paramisgurnus dabryanus chromosome 14, PD_genome_1.1, whole genome shotgun sequence, one genomic interval encodes:
- the utp3 gene encoding something about silencing protein 10, with protein MVRARRAVKKPRAKKQQQYDSDDPDTYIREGIPDKKSSKYVEDKVDEFHNQKISKLLAQGVQEDSDQEDEYGEEEVMPLKLPESDDDDDDDEDEANNNEEGTDMESDLEGRKDDDLPNDMAWGNKKKIFYDSDYVTKKGKSLEEIEAEDKEEEEEAQNVQRRLAANLSEEDYDLNLLEEFTAEVEAQKTAETEERIVKDLKTMSQKEKLKMLKKESPELLELIQDFKAKLTELRDEVQPLVEMVKDGRIPPGKGANYLLTKQQLYLNYCTNISFYLVLKAKRISAHNHPVIERLLTYRNLINELGNVDARLAPQLRQLLSEDQQDRTAKRSVGSKHTKTKVPEEAELETAEASDSDEEANLRFYNAMAERQKLKRKKNEPQYENELMEEEEVEGDAKRRITYQMSKNKGLTPKRKKIDRNPRVKHREKFRRAQIRRKGQVREVHREETRYSGEWSGIRAGVKKSIKLK; from the exons ATGGTCCGAGCACGAAG GGCAGTCAAAAAGCCCAGAGCAAAGAAACAACAGCAATATGACAGTGATGACCCTGATACTTATATACGTGAAGGCATTCCAGATAAG AAATCTTCAAAGTATGTGGAGGACAAAGTAGATGAATTTCACAATCAGAAAATCTCA AAACTCTTGGCCCAAGGGGTTCAAGAGGACAGCGATCAAGAGGATGAATATGGTGAG GAAGAAGTCATGCCCTTGAAGCTTCCTGAgtcagatgatgatgatgatgatgatgaagatgaggCAAACAATAATGAGGAGGGGACCGATATGGAGAGTGACCTggaagggagaaaagatgacg ATCTCCCAAATGACATGGCTTGGGGAAacaaaaagaagatattttatgATTCAGATTATGTCACCAAAA AGGGCAAATCTCTTGAAGAGATTGAGGCCGAAGACAaagaagaggaagaggaggCCCAAAACGTTCAACGGCGATTGGCAGCCAACCTGAGCGAGGAAGACTATGATCTTAACCTGCTTGAG GAGTTTACAGCGGAGGTTGAAGCGCAGAAGACAGCTGAAACAGAGGAAAGGATTGTAAAGGACTTAAAAACAATGTCACAGAAAGAAAAGCTTAAAATGCTAAAGAAAGAATCACCGGAATTGTTGGAACTCATTCAGGATTTCAAAGCAAAG CTTACAGAGTTAAGGGATGAAGTTCAGCCCCTTGTGGAAATGGTCAAAGATGGACGGATCCCCCCTGGAAAG GGTGCAAATTATCTCCTTACCAAACAGCAGCTTTATCTTAA CTATTGCACAAACATTAGTTTTTATTTGGTTCTAAAAGCGAAGCGAATTTCAGCACATAATCATCCTGTGATTGAGAGACTGCTGACATACAGAAAT CTGATAAATGAACTAGGCAATGTAGATGCTAGACTGGCTCCTCAACTGCGTCAACTTCTCTCTGAAGACCAGCAGGACAGGACCGCAAAGAGATCAGTGGGAAGCAAACACACCAAAACCAAA GTGCCAGAAGAGGCTGAGTTGGAGACGGCCGAGGCGTCTGACTCAGACGAGGAAGCAAATCTGCGCTTCTATAACGCTATGGCGGAGAGGCAGAAACTGAAGAGGAAGAAGAACGAGCCTCAATATGAGAATGA ATTGATGGAGGAGGAAGAGGTGGAAGGAGATGCTAAACGAAGGATCACTTATCAG ATGTCCAAGAACAAAGGGCTCACACCCAAGAGGAAGAAGATCGATCGCAATCCCAGAGTCAAGCACAGAGAGAAGTTCAGACGTGCACAGATTCGTAGGAAGGGTCAG GTTCGTGAGGTGCATCGTGAGGAGACGAGATACAGCGGAGAATGGTCTGGTATTCGTGCTGGTGTTAAGAAAAGCATCAAACTCAAGTGA
- the ppcs gene encoding phosphopantothenate--cysteine ligase: MVIRPYKCALHFFSRFISGGLITYCLNRFTMANSEPSGAMDVGLSEEFAVPSHVEEVKKLMAEFAERHGSAGRKVVLITSGGTKVPLESRTVRFLDNFSSGRRGASSAEYFLGSGYAVIFLHRHRSLYPYSRLYTGVNLLDGLKLQIDKKDTGEVVVDQKVLPNIGQVLKRYQEVKANELLLPVEFNTLSEYLHLLKASAQALNSIGSKAMFYLAAAVSDFYIPASEMPEHKIQSSNGPLQISMKMVPKMLSPLVKDWAPQAFVISFKLETDPSILLERARRALDTYNHQAVVANVLDTRRGYVVVVTKDTQQELILTDEEVQRDVEIEERIVSNLTSAHSQFMSQI; encoded by the exons ATGGTCATTCGCCCTTACAAGtgtgcattacattttttttcacgGTTTATTTCTGGTGGTTTAATCACTTACTGTCTAAACAG GTTTACAATGGCCAACTCTGAGCCCTCAGGTGCAATGGATGTAGGACTGTCAGAAGAGTTTGCAGTCCCCTCTCATGTAGAGGAGGTCAAGAAGCTCATGGCTGAGTTTGCTGAACGTCATGGATCAGCCGGTCGCAAAGTAGTTCTGATAACATCAGGAGGCACTAAAGTTCCTCTGGAGTCCAGAACTGTACGTTTTTTGGACAACTTCAGCAGCGGCCGAAGAGGGGCATCTTCTGCTGAGTATTTCCTCGGTTCTGGTTATGCAGTGATCTTTCTGCATAGGCATCGTTCTCTCTATCCATACTCTCGATTGTACACTGGGGTTAATTTACTGGACGGTTTAAAATTACAGATTGATAAGAAGGACACTGGTGAGGTTGTGGTGGATCAGAAGGTACTTCCAAACATTGGACAGGTTCTCAAACGGTATCAGGAAGTGAAAGCGAATGAATTACTGCTGCCAGTGGAATTCAACACTTTATCGGAGTATCTTCATCTTCTCAAGGCTTCAGCACAGGCTTTAAACTCCATAG GATCCAAAGCTATGTTTTATCTGGCTGCGGCTGTCTCTGACTTTTACATACCGGCTTCTGAAATGCCAGAACACAAAATTCAATCCTCCAATGGTCCACTTCAG ATAAGTATGAAGATGGTGCCCAAGATGCTCTCCCCGTTGGTGAAAGACTGGGCACCTCAGGCTTTTGTCATCTCTTTCAAGCTGGAAACCGATCCCTCCATCCTTTTGGAGCGAGCACGTCGTGCCTTAGACACTTATAACCACCAGGCAGTGGTCGCGAATGTTCTTGACACCCGCCGTGGATACGTGGTAGTTGTCACCAAGGACACACAACAAGAGTTAATCCTCACAGACGAGGAAGTGCAGAGAGATGTAGAAATTGAAGAAAGGATTGTCAGCAATCTGACCTCAGCGCACAGTCAATTTATGTCTCAAATATGA